The following coding sequences are from one Gadus macrocephalus chromosome 3, ASM3116895v1 window:
- the LOC132453847 gene encoding interleukin-8-like has product MKMTSGKIPISSLLVLLVLLTITEGISLRGLGMELRCRCIQTESRQIGRHIGKVEIIPANSHCEETEIIATLKRTGQEVCLDADAPWVKNVIERMISSRRH; this is encoded by the exons ATGAAGATGACAAGCGGCAAAATCCCCATCAGCTCCCTACTGGTTCTCCTGGTCTTGCTGACCATTACTGAAG GAATAAGTCTGAGGGGGTTGGGGATGGAACTGCGCTGCCGCTGCATCCAGACAGAGAGCCGTCAGATTGGTCGTCACATCGGGAAGGTGGAGATCATTCCGGCCAATTCACACTGTGAAGAAACTGAGATCAT TGCCACTCTGAAAAGGACGGGCCAAGAGGTCTGTCTGGATGCTGATGCTCCATGGGTCAAGAATGTTATTGAGAGGATGATTTCAAG CAGAAGGCATTGA